From Nitrospira sp., a single genomic window includes:
- a CDS encoding YciI family protein — protein MKYLLLVHHNEDMFKNMPEGTRKDLLAKSVQLCHQLASKGQYIHASPLQPEATGTIVRVRDNKPMVTDGPFMETKEQLAGYFLVDAKDREEAIRIAERVPGARIGTVEVRPVIAISGLPNE, from the coding sequence ATGAAATATCTGCTGCTGGTCCATCACAACGAAGACATGTTCAAGAACATGCCTGAAGGCACCAGGAAAGACCTGCTCGCGAAATCCGTCCAGCTCTGCCATCAACTTGCGAGCAAGGGACAATACATCCATGCCTCACCGTTACAGCCTGAGGCGACAGGAACCATCGTTCGAGTTCGGGACAACAAACCGATGGTGACTGATGGGCCGTTCATGGAAACAAAAGAGCAGCTCGCGGGGTACTTTTTGGTCGATGCCAAGGATCGAGAGGAAGCCATCAGGATTGCCGAACGAGTGCCTGGAGCGCGGATCGGTACTGTCGAAGTCAGACCAGTGATCGCCATCTCTGGATTGCCGAATGAATAA
- a CDS encoding exo-alpha-sialidase, producing MSTIRLLIGTKKGAFILTSDGRRKQWTVDGPHFGGWELYHLKGSSVDPDRIYASQTSSWFGQVIQRSDDGGKTWNPPGTKPEDLMGPDGMPKGESNMFLYDGSTETGQPLTTHQHYDGSQRPWEFKRVWHFEPSLTDPDTVYAGVEDAAIFKSTDGGKTWKELAGLRSAKGQLWQPGAGGMCLHTILLNTGQPDRMFVAISAAGSFRSDDAGQTWRPTNKGLTSKYELPDPDADVGHCVHCIAMHPSRPSTLFMQKHWDVLRSDNGGESWQEISGNLPSDFGFPIAVHAHEPNTVYVVPIKSDSEHYPPEGKLRVYRSKVGGNDWEALTKGLPQQDCYVNILRDAMAVDQLDPCGIYFGTTGGQVYGSADGGDSWAPIVRDLPSVLSVEVQTLP from the coding sequence ATGAGCACGATCCGGCTACTGATCGGAACGAAAAAAGGCGCATTCATTTTGACATCGGATGGCAGGCGAAAACAGTGGACGGTTGATGGTCCTCATTTTGGTGGCTGGGAGCTGTACCATCTGAAAGGCTCGTCGGTCGATCCTGATCGCATCTATGCGTCACAAACCAGTAGCTGGTTTGGACAGGTGATTCAGCGTTCAGATGATGGCGGCAAGACCTGGAATCCGCCAGGCACAAAACCGGAAGATCTCATGGGGCCGGACGGCATGCCGAAGGGCGAAAGCAACATGTTCCTCTACGATGGCTCTACCGAAACTGGCCAGCCGCTGACTACACACCAGCATTACGATGGCTCACAGCGTCCGTGGGAATTCAAGCGCGTGTGGCACTTTGAACCGTCACTCACTGATCCGGATACGGTCTATGCCGGTGTCGAAGACGCGGCGATCTTCAAGTCAACCGACGGCGGCAAGACGTGGAAGGAACTCGCAGGACTGCGCAGCGCAAAAGGGCAGCTCTGGCAACCGGGTGCAGGCGGGATGTGCCTTCATACCATCCTGCTGAATACCGGACAGCCTGACCGCATGTTCGTGGCCATCTCAGCTGCCGGTTCGTTTCGCAGTGACGATGCCGGGCAGACTTGGCGCCCCACCAACAAAGGGCTGACGTCGAAGTATGAGTTACCCGATCCGGACGCGGATGTGGGCCACTGCGTGCACTGCATCGCGATGCATCCGTCACGTCCGAGCACGCTGTTCATGCAGAAACATTGGGACGTGCTGCGCAGCGATAATGGCGGCGAATCGTGGCAAGAAATCAGCGGCAACCTACCGAGCGATTTCGGATTTCCAATCGCCGTGCATGCGCATGAGCCGAACACGGTGTACGTCGTGCCCATCAAGAGCGACTCCGAACATTACCCGCCGGAAGGCAAGTTACGCGTGTATCGTAGCAAAGTCGGCGGGAATGACTGGGAAGCGCTGACCAAGGGGTTGCCGCAACAAGACTGCTACGTGAACATCCTACGCGATGCAATGGCGGTCGATCAGCTCGACCCATGTGGCATCTATTTCGGCACAACCGGCGGTCAGGTCTATGGTTCTGCTGATGGAGGGGATAGTTGGGCACCGATTGTACGGGACTTGCCATCAGTTCTATCTGTAGAGGTTCAAACCTTGCCATGA
- a CDS encoding MoaD/ThiS family protein, whose product MIRVVLPQHLRTLARVSSEVTLDIAGPVTVDSVLDTLENQYPMLRGTIRNHVTMRRRPFIRFFACEQDVSHEPTDTPLPTAVASGAEPLLIVGAMAGG is encoded by the coding sequence ATGATTCGCGTTGTACTGCCCCAACATTTGCGGACACTGGCAAGGGTCAGTAGCGAGGTTACGTTAGATATCGCCGGCCCGGTCACAGTGGACTCAGTTCTCGATACCTTGGAGAATCAGTATCCGATGCTGCGAGGCACGATCCGCAATCATGTCACTATGCGACGCCGGCCATTCATCCGCTTCTTCGCCTGTGAGCAGGATGTATCACATGAACCGACGGATACTCCCCTGCCCACTGCCGTGGCAAGCGGAGCCGAACCATTGTTGATCGTGGGTGCCATGGCCGGAGGATAA
- a CDS encoding polyketide cyclase, whose amino-acid sequence MSTNTIRLHRVFRATPERVYRAFLDADAMTKWLPPNGFTGKVHHMDAKIGGTFRMSFTNFTTGKSHSFGGKYLELVPHQRLRYTDAFDDPTLPGDMHVTVTLTQVSCGTEVNIVQEHVPAVIPPEACYLGWQESLILLGKLVEAEIPE is encoded by the coding sequence ATGAGCACCAATACCATTCGCCTACACCGAGTCTTTCGTGCAACACCGGAACGTGTCTATCGCGCATTTCTTGACGCGGATGCCATGACCAAATGGCTGCCACCAAACGGATTTACAGGGAAGGTCCATCATATGGATGCGAAGATCGGAGGAACGTTCAGGATGTCGTTCACCAATTTCACCACTGGCAAGAGTCACTCGTTCGGCGGCAAATACCTTGAACTCGTGCCGCATCAACGACTCCGCTATACCGATGCGTTTGATGACCCAACCCTTCCAGGTGACATGCACGTGACAGTGACCCTGACACAGGTATCCTGTGGAACAGAGGTGAACATCGTGCAAGAGCATGTGCCTGCGGTCATTCCTCCCGAAGCCTGCTACCTCGGCTGGCAAGAATCGCTGATCCTACTGGGAAAGCTTGTCGAGGCAGAGATTCCTGAGTAA
- a CDS encoding DUF1579 domain-containing protein, with translation MRIITFAIISLLTVSPALAKEKKHDKHMDPQAMMELWKQAATPGEPHKQFAALAGSWTTQTKEWMEPGKPPTESSGTAELKMVLDGRFLYQEFNGQMMGQPYHGIGMDGYDNITKKYVTAWFDTMGTGIFFMEGTASSDGKTITLRGSHPEPGGGKMSHRAIWKLINHNTQQFDMYGAHHGHKETKMMEIMYTRKE, from the coding sequence ATGCGTATCATAACGTTTGCCATCATCTCGTTGTTGACCGTCTCGCCAGCGCTGGCGAAAGAGAAGAAACATGACAAACACATGGACCCCCAAGCCATGATGGAACTGTGGAAGCAGGCCGCCACCCCTGGTGAACCGCACAAGCAATTCGCTGCGCTAGCTGGAAGCTGGACGACTCAGACTAAGGAGTGGATGGAGCCAGGCAAGCCACCGACGGAATCCTCCGGTACCGCGGAACTGAAGATGGTGCTGGACGGACGATTTCTCTATCAGGAATTCAACGGCCAGATGATGGGTCAGCCGTATCATGGCATCGGCATGGATGGATACGACAACATCACCAAGAAGTATGTCACCGCCTGGTTCGATACCATGGGCACAGGCATTTTCTTCATGGAAGGCACGGCCAGCTCAGACGGCAAGACCATCACGTTGCGAGGTTCACACCCTGAGCCAGGGGGCGGAAAGATGTCGCATCGTGCGATCTGGAAGTTGATCAACCACAATACCCAGCAGTTCGACATGTATGGCGCGCACCACGGACACAAAGAAACAAAGATGATGGAGATCATGTATACGCGGAAAGAATAG
- a CDS encoding DUF2934 domain-containing protein has product MRGENRGLRVIGPSVPGSKAGQRESSSDGSTNGRSEDWAEGCESLDQRIAELAYILYERSGFQDGKDVEHWLEAERQVKAVRDQAA; this is encoded by the coding sequence ATGAGAGGTGAAAACAGGGGACTGAGAGTCATTGGGCCTAGTGTGCCGGGATCCAAGGCTGGTCAACGGGAATCGTCTTCCGACGGATCAACCAACGGCAGGTCGGAGGATTGGGCGGAAGGCTGTGAGTCTCTGGATCAACGAATCGCTGAGCTCGCCTATATTCTGTATGAACGAAGCGGGTTCCAGGATGGAAAAGATGTGGAGCATTGGCTGGAAGCCGAACGGCAAGTGAAGGCGGTGCGTGACCAGGCTGCGTAA
- a CDS encoding peptidylprolyl isomerase, which yields MRRLSIFSALCGWSAILFLSAACVSAGGPKKGASAMTVSNGKQVSLEYTMKLDDQSVVDSNVGGEPLKVTQGKHELVPGLEKALEGMAAGEKKNVTVAPPDAYGTVDPKAFQEVERKMVPAEAQKVGMQLEGTTTDGRKVFPRISEVKNETVVLDFNHPLAGKTLYVEVKVLEVAQAPAAK from the coding sequence ATGAGACGCCTATCTATATTTTCTGCACTCTGCGGTTGGAGCGCCATTCTGTTCCTGTCTGCGGCTTGTGTCTCAGCAGGAGGACCAAAGAAAGGAGCATCGGCCATGACAGTCTCGAACGGGAAACAAGTATCGCTGGAATACACCATGAAGCTGGACGATCAGTCGGTCGTCGATTCAAACGTCGGCGGGGAACCCTTGAAGGTGACTCAAGGGAAACATGAGCTGGTTCCTGGCCTGGAGAAGGCGCTGGAAGGCATGGCGGCAGGAGAGAAAAAGAACGTCACCGTCGCTCCACCAGATGCGTACGGCACGGTCGATCCCAAGGCGTTTCAGGAGGTGGAAAGGAAGATGGTGCCGGCGGAAGCACAGAAGGTGGGGATGCAATTGGAAGGAACAACCACCGATGGACGGAAGGTCTTTCCTCGGATCTCCGAAGTCAAGAACGAGACCGTCGTGCTCGACTTCAACCATCCGTTGGCCGGCAAAACACTCTACGTCGAGGTCAAAGTGCTGGAGGTGGCCCAAGCCCCAGCGGCGAAGTGA
- a CDS encoding DUF4062 domain-containing protein: MDRPRLFLSTVSEELRTARQAVARTLRTLGFDPVSQDDFPTGYGELRQWLREQLDSCEGLIQLVGDGYGAEPPDIDPEYGRVSYTQLEFLYAHKQKKKTWIIVIGKDFPRDKPPDQLDLPRDPGHPDPIDFQAERRTLQQHYLAQLKQENHLRHTANTPTELDNIVLRLRDELSALRERAEQGARRLTRLVMASLFGLTVLGGGGWWGYQQLQHGVQEVGVVNEEKIRAHLQQATEETHRRELAEAEAATDWKTRQRLREAADEAHRVRLSRIGELAISFAEIEGKSQATSVFQEMTRILTEQGVDEAIVYMGTQQAAIFNTVRTRAEAAREHNRADLQPLLQTAGLHGAKGQAKEARALYNDILALEPDWPDALHRYFWFLADQGDLARVRTTLVDARREYDEAHRLAQRLMDKDPSNTEWQRDLSVSHDRIGDVLVAQGDLPAALTVFRASLGIAETLAKRDAGNSQWQRDLYVSYWRLADMAEKRNAVKEAGAYWKQAYEVLSRIDKRGLHLTPDDRKFLAALREKIRAGAQ; this comes from the coding sequence ATGGACCGACCACGTCTCTTTCTCTCTACCGTGAGTGAAGAACTGCGGACTGCCAGGCAGGCGGTGGCCAGGACCCTCCGCACGCTTGGGTTCGATCCCGTGTCTCAAGACGATTTTCCCACCGGCTATGGCGAGCTGCGTCAGTGGCTCCGCGAACAGCTTGATTCCTGCGAGGGTCTTATTCAGCTGGTGGGTGACGGGTATGGCGCCGAGCCGCCTGACATCGATCCAGAGTATGGCCGTGTCTCCTACACGCAGCTCGAATTCCTCTACGCGCACAAGCAGAAGAAAAAGACCTGGATCATTGTGATCGGCAAGGACTTTCCGCGCGACAAGCCGCCCGATCAACTTGACCTGCCTCGCGATCCAGGCCATCCCGACCCCATCGACTTTCAAGCGGAACGGCGCACACTTCAGCAGCACTACCTCGCACAACTCAAGCAGGAGAATCACCTCCGCCATACGGCGAATACCCCCACCGAGCTGGACAACATCGTCCTTCGCCTGCGCGATGAGCTGAGTGCGTTGCGCGAACGAGCCGAACAGGGAGCGCGTCGACTCACCAGGTTAGTGATGGCGAGCTTGTTCGGGTTGACGGTGCTTGGTGGTGGAGGCTGGTGGGGCTACCAACAGCTTCAGCACGGTGTCCAAGAAGTCGGTGTCGTGAATGAGGAGAAAATCCGCGCCCACCTGCAACAGGCCACGGAAGAAACCCATCGGCGCGAGCTCGCCGAAGCCGAAGCCGCAACCGATTGGAAGACACGTCAGCGCTTGCGTGAGGCTGCCGACGAGGCACATCGTGTTCGGCTGTCCCGCATCGGGGAGTTGGCCATCTCCTTTGCTGAGATCGAGGGGAAGAGCCAGGCCACCAGCGTCTTCCAGGAGATGACCCGCATTTTGACTGAACAGGGGGTCGATGAAGCCATCGTCTATATGGGGACCCAGCAGGCGGCCATCTTCAACACCGTTCGCACCCGCGCTGAGGCAGCGCGCGAGCACAATCGCGCCGACCTCCAACCACTGCTCCAGACCGCCGGGCTGCATGGGGCAAAAGGGCAGGCGAAAGAGGCCCGAGCTCTATACAACGACATTCTGGCCCTTGAACCCGATTGGCCGGACGCCCTCCATAGGTACTTCTGGTTTCTGGCGGATCAAGGAGACCTCGCGCGTGTCAGGACCACACTCGTCGATGCTCGACGCGAGTACGACGAAGCTCACCGCCTCGCACAGCGCCTTATGGACAAAGATCCCAGCAACACCGAGTGGCAGCGGGACCTGTCGGTGAGCCACGACCGGATTGGTGATGTGTTGGTGGCGCAAGGCGATTTACCGGCGGCGCTGACAGTCTTTCGCGCGAGCCTCGGCATCGCCGAGACCCTCGCCAAGCGGGATGCGGGGAATAGTCAGTGGCAGCGGGACCTGTATGTCTCCTACTGGAGATTGGCCGATATGGCTGAGAAACGCAACGCTGTCAAGGAAGCAGGCGCCTATTGGAAACAGGCCTATGAGGTCCTGTCTCGTATCGACAAGCGGGGCTTGCACCTGACACCGGACGACCGAAAGTTTTTAGCCGCTCTGCGTGAGAAGATTCGTGCTGGGGCGCAGTAA
- a CDS encoding CHAT domain-containing protein, with product MSRKQRSSKPNDSDRVVRQMAWDEFEAQLSRSTRGGKTRAVSDQALRDHFEPEKLARLQQLAERARAARSKREPLRGNIIFIPGIMGSELTVTEDGDDDTVWISFLKLIWGGINKLRLAQDGMREADARLHVQPSGLEKDSYAETILWLKAYWNVEPFAYDWRKDLDQAADALKNLVDTKFKDQPVHLVAHSMGGLVSRNFIRRYPKLWKAMLEPKKVQGGRLIMLGTPNYGSYAIAQAMVAKDKLVKWLAAADLRHDLDEVLDVLNGFVGSYQLLPSPAKLPASEQGLYDSRTWGRYPIVAAHLQRAKEFHASLDVPGTIDPERMTYIAGCNQDTVSAVRIDGPGLFEFEMTLKGDGRVTHALGLLDGVQTYYVDEIHGDLQKHAQVLAAMDEILRTGKTGALAMEPVAARAVRALTSARVRAVQDRHDAEQIRRIAEETKAERSSAADRRRAEALLREAVMTQRPVRSRAVTDATTATQTTQGPAPASITLHIEVVHGDIRDINAPAVVAGHYRGVPPIRAVGALDQALEFWISKAVKRGIIGGGLGEVFLIPNTHQTLAADNVMLAGMGEPGRFNREDVDLLFANVTYGVTALGWRTFATVVIGSGAGNLSLEQAIEGMVEGVASALRRLKGQGRLDTLQIVEYDKRRFQEVLTILKKINAGSDGSLTVKLSSRTLPKRVHPTPKTQPEVVDQMDGSRVTIERDRDLFRFSAITKDAVIPVREIPVQSSRAEGIADLLKNARSLKDQEKYGKLLHRYLMPEDFQSMIDMTPLTLMVDRSTAAFPWEMAAFERHGQAVFYGPGRHVTRQFRTTLSGAPGLITASIPNRLRVLVIADPAPEVDLQLPGAREEGRAVVKILRRMKETQGLDITIESRIGANECDPVELLALILSEEFDLIHYSGHGDFDETHPAKSGWMLGKDDMLSARDVFRARRVPRLVFANACFSGVIRTGKPFTLQESNRSLAGLAQAFFERGVQNYIGTGWPVDDAAALEFANVFYEEALSGADLGAALAKARKKILDQGATWGAYQHYGQATAKLIVRSGKNSAAEPES from the coding sequence ATGAGCAGAAAACAGAGAAGCTCAAAGCCGAACGATTCCGATCGCGTGGTTCGCCAAATGGCTTGGGACGAGTTTGAAGCGCAGCTCTCTCGCTCGACGCGCGGAGGGAAAACACGGGCGGTCTCTGATCAGGCCTTGCGGGATCATTTCGAACCCGAGAAGCTCGCGCGGCTTCAACAGTTGGCGGAACGGGCGCGAGCGGCGCGCAGTAAGCGGGAGCCGCTGCGGGGCAATATCATTTTTATTCCCGGGATCATGGGTTCCGAGTTGACGGTGACAGAAGACGGCGATGACGACACGGTGTGGATCAGTTTTCTGAAACTGATCTGGGGAGGAATCAACAAACTCCGGCTTGCACAAGATGGCATGCGGGAAGCCGATGCGCGCCTGCATGTACAGCCGAGCGGGCTTGAGAAGGACAGTTATGCCGAGACGATTTTGTGGTTGAAGGCCTACTGGAACGTGGAACCCTTTGCCTATGATTGGCGGAAAGACCTCGATCAAGCCGCAGATGCGTTGAAAAATTTGGTGGACACCAAGTTCAAAGACCAACCGGTGCATCTCGTGGCCCATTCCATGGGAGGCCTCGTGTCCCGGAATTTTATTCGGCGGTATCCCAAACTCTGGAAGGCCATGTTGGAGCCGAAGAAGGTGCAGGGTGGGCGACTCATCATGCTCGGCACGCCGAACTATGGTTCCTATGCCATTGCGCAAGCGATGGTGGCTAAGGACAAGCTCGTCAAGTGGCTGGCGGCGGCGGATCTGCGGCATGATTTAGATGAAGTGCTCGATGTCCTGAACGGATTCGTCGGGAGTTATCAATTGCTTCCGTCGCCCGCCAAACTCCCAGCCTCGGAACAAGGTCTGTACGACAGTCGTACGTGGGGGCGCTATCCGATCGTGGCCGCTCATCTTCAACGCGCAAAGGAGTTCCACGCCTCGCTCGACGTGCCGGGGACTATCGATCCGGAGCGGATGACCTATATCGCCGGTTGTAATCAAGACACCGTGAGTGCGGTGAGGATTGATGGCCCAGGGTTGTTCGAGTTTGAGATGACCTTGAAGGGCGATGGGCGTGTCACTCACGCGCTTGGGCTGCTCGATGGTGTGCAGACCTACTATGTCGATGAGATTCACGGTGATCTCCAGAAGCATGCGCAGGTGCTCGCAGCGATGGATGAGATCTTGCGTACCGGCAAGACCGGGGCGCTGGCGATGGAACCGGTTGCGGCCCGCGCTGTTCGCGCACTCACCTCGGCCCGCGTCCGTGCCGTTCAGGATCGCCACGATGCGGAGCAGATCCGCCGCATCGCGGAAGAGACGAAGGCCGAGCGAAGCAGCGCGGCTGATCGTCGTCGAGCGGAAGCGTTGCTCAGAGAAGCCGTCATGACGCAGCGTCCTGTTCGGTCCCGGGCCGTAACCGACGCCACGACTGCCACGCAAACGACGCAGGGGCCGGCACCCGCGTCGATCACACTCCATATTGAGGTCGTCCACGGCGATATCCGGGATATCAACGCGCCGGCGGTAGTGGCCGGTCACTATCGAGGGGTGCCGCCGATCCGAGCCGTTGGGGCGCTGGACCAGGCGCTCGAGTTCTGGATTTCCAAAGCCGTGAAGCGAGGCATCATCGGCGGCGGGCTTGGGGAAGTGTTTCTCATTCCCAATACCCATCAGACCCTTGCCGCCGACAACGTCATGCTCGCCGGGATGGGGGAGCCCGGGCGCTTCAACCGGGAGGACGTGGATCTCCTCTTCGCGAATGTCACCTATGGCGTGACCGCATTGGGGTGGCGCACATTCGCCACGGTCGTCATCGGCTCCGGAGCAGGGAATCTCTCCTTGGAGCAAGCCATCGAGGGCATGGTGGAGGGGGTGGCGTCTGCGCTCAGACGGCTCAAGGGGCAAGGACGCCTCGACACCCTCCAGATCGTGGAGTATGACAAGCGCCGCTTTCAGGAGGTCCTTACGATCTTGAAGAAGATCAACGCCGGGAGCGACGGGTCGTTGACCGTGAAGCTCTCGTCGAGGACTCTGCCGAAGCGCGTCCACCCCACGCCCAAAACGCAGCCGGAGGTGGTCGATCAGATGGACGGGAGCCGCGTGACGATTGAGCGAGACCGTGACCTCTTCCGCTTCTCGGCTATCACGAAAGACGCCGTCATTCCGGTCCGAGAAATTCCCGTGCAATCGTCCCGTGCGGAAGGCATCGCGGATTTGCTCAAGAACGCGCGCAGTCTGAAGGACCAGGAGAAATACGGGAAGCTGCTGCATCGGTATCTGATGCCGGAAGACTTTCAAAGCATGATCGACATGACACCGCTGACGCTGATGGTTGACCGGTCGACGGCCGCGTTTCCCTGGGAGATGGCGGCATTCGAGCGGCACGGACAGGCGGTGTTTTATGGGCCGGGACGACACGTGACCCGCCAGTTTCGCACGACGTTGTCCGGTGCGCCGGGGCTCATCACGGCCTCCATCCCCAACCGCCTGCGTGTCCTCGTGATCGCGGATCCGGCGCCGGAGGTTGACTTGCAATTGCCGGGAGCACGGGAGGAAGGGCGCGCCGTGGTGAAGATTCTCCGGCGCATGAAGGAGACACAGGGGCTCGACATCACGATCGAGTCACGCATCGGGGCGAATGAATGTGACCCCGTCGAACTCCTCGCGCTGATCCTAAGCGAAGAATTCGACCTCATTCATTACTCGGGGCACGGCGACTTCGACGAAACGCATCCCGCTAAGAGCGGATGGATGCTGGGCAAGGACGACATGCTGTCGGCCCGAGATGTCTTCCGCGCCCGGCGGGTCCCGCGTCTCGTCTTTGCCAATGCCTGCTTCTCTGGCGTGATTCGCACCGGCAAGCCCTTTACCCTGCAGGAATCCAATCGGAGCTTGGCCGGACTGGCCCAAGCATTTTTTGAGCGGGGGGTGCAGAACTACATCGGTACCGGTTGGCCCGTGGATGATGCCGCAGCGCTGGAGTTTGCGAACGTGTTCTATGAGGAGGCGCTCTCGGGTGCTGATCTTGGTGCCGCACTGGCGAAGGCGCGAAAGAAGATTCTCGATCAGGGAGCGACCTGGGGGGCCTATCAACATTATGGCCAAGCCACGGCGAAGTTGATTGTTCGGTCAGGGAAGAACTCAGCGGCTGAACCGGAATCGTGA
- a CDS encoding patatin has translation MSQHLIPRITGSGQKKILALDGGGIRGMITVEILSAIEDVLRAAQPEDKRDSFVLADYFDFVAGTSTGAILAACISLGMPVNKIREFYKSSGKDMFDKVWFGERLWKNKYADESLAKKLKQEFGENVTLGDAKLRTVLMMVMRNVNTDSPWPIWNNPTAKYNARDRKDCNLDIPLWQLVRASTAAPTFFPPEEVIFAAGTPKEYRFVFVDGGITTYNNPAFQAFIMATAEPYNLTWPAGEGQLLIVSVGTGTSPDANKGLEKDDVNLIYNATKIPSALMFAALNEQDLLCRVFGRCLAGDQLDREVGDLIGKTGPVSPKLFTYMRYNAELSREGLESLGLEKIEPKHVQQLDSTDHIEDLQTVGKTIGKHKVLPAHFKGFA, from the coding sequence ATGAGCCAGCATCTAATTCCACGGATCACGGGCTCAGGACAAAAGAAAATTCTCGCGCTCGACGGCGGCGGCATTCGAGGCATGATCACGGTCGAAATCCTCTCGGCGATTGAGGATGTGCTTCGTGCCGCTCAGCCTGAGGACAAGCGCGATTCTTTCGTGTTGGCAGACTACTTTGACTTTGTGGCCGGCACCAGCACGGGTGCCATTCTCGCTGCGTGCATATCTCTGGGTATGCCGGTGAACAAGATTCGGGAGTTCTACAAGAGCAGCGGCAAGGATATGTTCGACAAGGTTTGGTTTGGTGAGAGGCTATGGAAAAACAAATATGCCGATGAGAGCCTCGCGAAGAAGTTGAAGCAAGAATTTGGCGAAAACGTCACACTGGGTGATGCAAAGCTGCGCACAGTACTGATGATGGTCATGCGGAATGTGAACACGGATTCTCCTTGGCCCATTTGGAACAATCCCACGGCCAAGTACAATGCACGCGATCGCAAAGACTGCAATCTTGATATTCCGCTCTGGCAGTTGGTGCGAGCCAGTACGGCTGCGCCAACCTTCTTTCCTCCAGAGGAGGTGATCTTTGCTGCGGGTACACCCAAAGAATATCGGTTCGTCTTTGTCGACGGAGGCATCACGACGTATAACAATCCGGCTTTCCAAGCCTTCATCATGGCAACTGCAGAACCGTACAATCTCACGTGGCCGGCAGGTGAAGGTCAGCTCCTCATCGTCTCCGTTGGAACAGGCACAAGTCCTGACGCCAATAAGGGGCTTGAGAAGGATGATGTGAATCTCATTTACAATGCGACCAAAATTCCTTCGGCGCTCATGTTTGCTGCATTGAATGAGCAGGATCTCTTGTGTCGCGTCTTTGGAAGGTGTTTGGCCGGAGACCAGTTGGACCGCGAAGTGGGAGATCTGATTGGCAAGACGGGTCCGGTGTCTCCGAAGCTCTTCACCTACATGCGATACAACGCAGAGCTGTCGAGGGAGGGGTTGGAAAGTTTGGGTTTAGAGAAGATCGAGCCCAAACATGTCCAGCAGCTAGATTCAACAGATCACATCGAAGACTTGCAGACAGTCGGCAAGACCATCGGGAAGCACAAGGTCCTCCCAGCGCACTTCAAAGGCTTTGCGTAG